The genomic stretch TCTTGTCTTCGGTTTCCTCGTATCCCTCGGGAATGATGTAGAGCGGGCAGGGCAGCGTGCCTGCGTGCGCGGAGAAGTGCGATACCAGCGGTCCCGGCGCGCCGCCCGACGCGGCCCCCAGGACCAGCGCGGCCACTTCGTTGTGTTCGTCGAGGAATTCCTGGATCAGCCTCTGGCCGGTGCCGACGCGGACCGAGATCGCCGGCATGATGCCGGATTCGCTCAGCAAATTGCCCGCGGCCCCATGCGCCAGCATTTCGGCGCGGTCGCGTGCCTCCTGCTCTATCGTCGCCTGAACACCGCCGAATGCGCTGACATTCTGCTGCGGGACGAGGGCAAGGATATGCACCGCCCCGTCGACGGCCGCAGCGCGATGCGCGGCGAAACGCATGGCGGCGCTTGCCTCCTGCGTGTTGTCCATGATCACCAAGAATGTACGCATCTGACCCCTCGAATTGCTCGCACGGTATCTGCTGAAAACGTATTCTTCGCAAGAACCTTGCTCGTTGCGCGCTAATTCGCCAGAGACTTGCCGTAACGTAAGTTTGAAGGAACTACCTGCTCGATGCCGATCGAAATCAAGATGCCTGCGCTTTCCCCGACGATGGAAGAAGGGACGCTCGCCCGCTGGCTTGTGAAGGTCGGCGACACGGTGAATTCGGGCGACGTCATGGCCGAGATCGAGACGGACAAGGCGACGATGGAATTCGAAGCGGTGGATGAAGGCGTCATTGCCTCGATCGCCGTCGAAGAGGGGACCGAGAACGTCAAGGTCGGCACTGTCATCGCGGTGCTTGCAGAGGATGGCGAAGCCGTCGGTTCGGCTGCGAGCGCACCCAAGAGCGAAAGCAAGCCGGCGGAACCTGCCGCTGAAAAGGAAACGGCTCCGGCCCAAGCGCCCGCGCCAGCACCCGCCGCTTCATCCGCTCCTGCACCGGCTCCAACTCCGAAACCTTCGGGCGACCGGGTCATCGCGTCGCCGCTCGCGAAGCGCATTGCCGAGCAGAAGGGTATCGACCTGTCGGGTCTCACCGGTTCGGGGCCCAATGGCCGTATCGTCAAGGCAGACGTAGAGGGC from Altererythrobacter epoxidivorans encodes the following:
- a CDS encoding universal stress protein, encoding MRTFLVIMDNTQEASAAMRFAAHRAAAVDGAVHILALVPQQNVSAFGGVQATIEQEARDRAEMLAHGAAGNLLSESGIMPAISVRVGTGQRLIQEFLDEHNEVAALVLGAASGGAPGPLVSHFSAHAGTLPCPLYIIPEGYEETEDKI